From a single Novipirellula caenicola genomic region:
- a CDS encoding TfoX/Sxy family protein, whose product MACINLVTRVRDLLADVSDVSEKKMFGSLAFMVRGKMCVTAREERLMCRIAPALHQKSIKRKGCTTVVMRGRQYQGYVYIDADSVKSKQALKSWIQLALSYNEELTCSD is encoded by the coding sequence ATGGCTTGCATTAACCTTGTGACACGTGTTCGCGACTTGCTCGCCGACGTATCGGACGTCTCCGAAAAAAAGATGTTCGGCAGTCTTGCCTTTATGGTGCGTGGCAAGATGTGCGTGACTGCTCGCGAAGAACGCCTGATGTGCCGAATTGCCCCTGCGTTACACCAAAAATCAATCAAACGAAAAGGATGCACGACCGTCGTTATGCGTGGTCGACAATACCAGGGCTATGTTTACATTGACGCAGACTCCGTAAAATCGAAACAAGCTTTGAAATCCTGGATCCAGCTTGCTCTGTCGTACAACGAGGAACTGACCTGTTCCGATTGA
- a CDS encoding ISL3 family transposase codes for MNELHAHYRLLLGLDDQWQVQNVDLQMDANRVVIQLRHSGGKPCCPECQDECSRADTAPTRRWRHLDTMQFETIIEAAIPRSQCTQCGVKTIAVPWAGKHSRFTLMFEAFAIKVLQSASSVLAATKLLKISWNTAHEIMQRGVERGLQRRDTDPIETIGIDEKSFGKGQDYVSLMVDLEGSRVLEVVKDRSEESCDKLFDSLTDEQKSGIRAVAVDFWQAFRNSIVKQVPKAKIVHDHFHISQHLVEAVDLVRRRENKLLRREGINALTGTRQFWLFNEETLDDAKQKQMEDIRRVAIKTARAWGIKEMFRDFWTYRSAAWAEKFFDRWYAWAIRSKLDPIKKVARMLKKHLAGLLAYFEYSITNAKSEAFNGRVQAIKSAARGFRNFENYRIRILFYCGKLQLEPDFSH; via the coding sequence ATGAATGAACTACATGCTCACTATCGTTTGCTACTGGGACTTGATGACCAGTGGCAGGTCCAGAACGTTGACCTTCAGATGGATGCCAACAGGGTTGTGATCCAATTGCGTCACTCCGGCGGCAAACCCTGCTGCCCCGAGTGCCAGGATGAATGCTCTCGTGCGGACACCGCGCCAACGCGTCGGTGGAGGCACCTGGACACCATGCAGTTCGAGACCATCATCGAAGCGGCAATCCCTCGCTCACAATGCACTCAGTGCGGAGTGAAAACCATTGCCGTGCCCTGGGCCGGGAAGCACTCTCGATTCACGCTGATGTTTGAAGCCTTTGCCATTAAAGTCCTTCAGTCGGCTAGTAGCGTTTTGGCGGCGACCAAGTTACTAAAAATCTCCTGGAACACCGCTCACGAGATCATGCAGCGTGGGGTCGAGCGAGGACTACAGCGTCGTGATACCGACCCAATTGAAACCATCGGCATTGATGAAAAGAGTTTTGGCAAAGGTCAAGACTACGTGTCGCTGATGGTGGACCTGGAAGGATCGCGGGTGCTGGAAGTCGTCAAAGACCGCAGTGAGGAATCTTGCGACAAACTCTTTGACAGTCTCACCGATGAGCAAAAATCGGGTATCCGGGCAGTCGCGGTGGACTTCTGGCAAGCCTTTCGAAACAGCATCGTCAAGCAAGTTCCCAAAGCAAAGATCGTTCACGACCATTTTCACATTAGCCAGCACCTCGTCGAAGCGGTCGACCTGGTTCGACGTCGAGAGAACAAACTCCTTCGACGCGAAGGCATTAACGCGCTAACGGGCACGCGTCAGTTTTGGCTCTTCAACGAGGAGACTCTTGATGATGCCAAGCAAAAGCAAATGGAGGACATTCGCCGAGTAGCGATCAAGACGGCACGCGCGTGGGGAATCAAAGAGATGTTTCGTGACTTCTGGACTTACCGAAGCGCCGCTTGGGCGGAGAAGTTTTTTGATCGTTGGTATGCATGGGCGATTCGCAGCAAGCTTGATCCGATCAAGAAGGTGGCGAGGATGCTCAAGAAACACCTCGCTGGTTTGCTGGCCTACTTCGAGTACTCCATTACGAACGCCAAAAGTGAAGCTTTCAACGGTCGGGTGCAGGCAATCAAGTCGGCAGCCCGCGGCTTCCGCAACTTTGAGAACTACCGTATCCGGATCCTGTTCTATTGTGGAAAGCTACAGCTGGAACCAGATTTTAGCCACTAA
- a CDS encoding alpha/beta fold hydrolase: protein MSAVRRLNTLHKTSVQLVHGFAVASYVFRPLLRRLQRDSVEATLFRYPSVGLRLDDIVDRLSSNLREQRPDGIVAHSLGCVATWLAVHNTGWSGPLVLLAPPLTALPATRLIPGCMRWPFAPLLDHRERMTAPGFRLPMLTGCAIKTIAGRFDFSVPASCTRHPNVEEASVTLHTHNSMLFSASVARACSEWLVRANKSGEP from the coding sequence ATGTCCGCTGTTCGCCGACTGAATACATTGCACAAGACTTCGGTCCAACTTGTTCACGGCTTTGCCGTCGCTTCGTATGTATTCCGCCCATTGTTGCGGCGACTGCAGCGCGATTCTGTAGAAGCGACACTTTTCCGCTACCCAAGCGTCGGGTTACGACTCGATGACATCGTTGACCGGCTTTCGTCCAATCTTCGAGAGCAGCGACCGGACGGGATCGTCGCTCATAGCCTCGGTTGCGTCGCGACTTGGCTCGCGGTCCACAATACTGGTTGGAGTGGTCCGCTCGTTCTGCTGGCTCCCCCGCTAACCGCACTTCCTGCGACACGACTCATTCCTGGATGCATGCGTTGGCCCTTTGCACCGCTGTTGGATCACCGTGAACGAATGACCGCTCCAGGGTTTCGATTACCGATGCTGACGGGATGTGCCATCAAAACAATCGCCGGGCGATTTGACTTTTCGGTACCGGCATCCTGTACGCGTCACCCCAACGTCGAAGAAGCATCGGTTACACTGCATACACACAACTCGATGCTTTTCTCCGCTTCTGTGGCACGGGCTTGCTCCGAATGGTTGGTGCGTGCAAACAAAAGCGGGGAACCATGA
- a CDS encoding serine hydrolase → MTIRILLSLALTAMVFIGAVDAQTSSESLRTWTSDDGAFTVEAEFVDLRRSTIRLRKADGNTITVPLTKLSESDHQFVREQQSEMQKDRVQNRDRRQPTQNTSLLARHNVASLNAMLEPVRQKHGVPALAAAVVQGNQLIAVGAVGLRQMDSNETVTIDDKFHHGSISKPMTSMLIGMLVDRGKLRWNTTVAQAFPDLLDRIRPEYANVTLEHFLLHRSGLPSDRRQSPELNAAISGLSGDILEQRKKMVEIVLQQPPVASMGEKHVYANFGYCVAAAMAEAATGESWEDMMNEMLFAPLKMETAGFGPPSDPDKIDQPRGHIGLGAEMTPARPTADNAPCMGPSSRVHCSVIDLAVFGHLHLQYSPATSKLLSRPTFVRLHTDPLKQNYGLGWTISHPDWVPGELHWHTGTNGMNYSGLYIVPARNMVVVVSTNAKSGEACTEVRDLILRQ, encoded by the coding sequence ATGACAATCCGAATTCTTCTCTCGTTAGCTCTGACGGCGATGGTATTCATCGGTGCAGTCGACGCACAAACATCCTCGGAGTCACTTCGGACGTGGACGAGTGACGATGGGGCATTTACGGTTGAGGCGGAATTCGTCGACCTACGTCGAAGCACGATCCGTCTCCGCAAAGCGGACGGAAATACGATCACCGTACCGTTGACGAAACTCAGTGAGTCCGACCATCAATTCGTGCGTGAACAACAAAGCGAAATGCAAAAGGACCGTGTCCAAAACCGTGATCGCCGTCAGCCTACGCAAAACACCTCGCTCCTTGCCCGCCACAATGTTGCTTCACTCAACGCAATGCTGGAACCGGTGCGACAAAAACACGGAGTCCCCGCCTTGGCGGCGGCCGTTGTTCAGGGCAACCAGCTGATCGCAGTCGGTGCTGTTGGTCTGCGACAGATGGATTCCAACGAGACGGTCACCATCGATGACAAGTTTCATCATGGCTCGATATCAAAGCCGATGACGTCAATGTTAATTGGCATGCTGGTGGACCGAGGAAAACTCCGCTGGAACACCACCGTAGCCCAAGCGTTTCCTGATTTGCTCGATCGCATTCGGCCCGAATACGCGAACGTAACGCTGGAGCATTTTTTGCTGCATCGATCCGGATTGCCGAGCGATCGACGACAATCCCCCGAACTCAATGCGGCGATCAGTGGGCTAAGTGGAGACATCTTGGAGCAGCGAAAGAAGATGGTGGAAATCGTGCTTCAACAACCGCCGGTCGCGTCGATGGGTGAGAAGCATGTCTACGCCAATTTTGGATATTGTGTCGCCGCTGCGATGGCAGAGGCAGCGACTGGCGAATCGTGGGAAGACATGATGAATGAGATGCTGTTTGCACCGCTAAAAATGGAAACAGCAGGGTTCGGCCCGCCTTCGGATCCCGACAAGATCGATCAACCGCGTGGGCATATTGGATTGGGCGCGGAGATGACGCCAGCCCGTCCCACAGCCGACAACGCACCCTGCATGGGACCGTCCAGCCGAGTGCATTGCAGCGTGATCGATCTGGCGGTATTTGGACATTTGCATCTGCAATACAGTCCAGCCACCTCTAAGCTTTTGTCACGCCCAACCTTTGTCCGATTGCATACGGACCCACTAAAGCAAAACTACGGACTTGGATGGACGATCAGTCATCCCGACTGGGTTCCTGGCGAGCTTCATTGGCATACAGGGACCAATGGCATGAACTATTCCGGACTCTACATCGTCCCCGCGCGCAACATGGTCGTGGTGGTTTCGACAAACGCGAAGTCGGGTGAGGCGTGTACCGAAGTACGGGATCTGATTCTTCGCCAATGA
- a CDS encoding DinB family protein, which yields MDLVNCLLRHDAWTTKRILDICAELSVAELDRDFDIGHRTLRGTLDHIIHNMEIWSALMAQQEFERSTDQTVSGMAQRLANAESRLRKVAQDVAESNAWNQTWYDHLDFPPREKRFGTTIAHVITHSMHHRAQLLYMLRLCDVRDLPEGDVFSWEAETEGTPMG from the coding sequence ATGGATTTAGTTAACTGTTTACTAAGACATGATGCGTGGACGACCAAACGAATCCTCGACATCTGCGCGGAACTTTCCGTGGCCGAACTCGATCGCGATTTTGACATTGGTCATCGAACGTTGCGGGGAACGTTGGACCACATCATCCACAATATGGAGATTTGGTCTGCTTTGATGGCACAGCAAGAATTTGAACGATCAACGGATCAAACCGTTTCGGGTATGGCTCAACGGCTGGCCAACGCGGAATCGCGACTGCGAAAGGTTGCTCAGGATGTCGCGGAATCAAATGCTTGGAACCAAACATGGTACGATCACTTGGACTTCCCGCCACGGGAAAAACGGTTCGGCACGACGATCGCGCACGTGATCACCCACAGCATGCACCACCGTGCCCAGTTACTTTATATGCTTCGTTTGTGCGACGTGCGCGACTTACCTGAAGGTGACGTATTTAGCTGGGAAGCGGAAACCGAGGGCACGCCAATGGGGTAA